The Halobacillus amylolyticus nucleotide sequence ACTACACAGTAGGGTATAACAAAGACGATAAAAGGAGGCATTTTTACATGGAATTCTCACCAGAAATGAAACACCGATTAAAACGGGTAGAGGGACAAGTACGTGGTGTGCACAAAATGATGGAGGAAGAAAAAGAATGCAAAGACATCATCAGTCAACTTTCTGCAGTAAGGGGTGCCGTTG carries:
- a CDS encoding metal-sensitive transcriptional regulator — protein: MEFSPEMKHRLKRVEGQVRGVHKMMEEEKECKDIISQLSAVRGAVDRTIAFIVSQNLEQCVQEQTAKGEDTSKMVQEAVELLVKSR